The DNA region tcaacacataggcagtatcactaggacgtcttttttacatcttcgcaacatcgctaagattagaaatgccttatctctgcaggacacagaaacattagtatatgcctttattacttcaaggcttgactattgtaaagcactactgtcaggatacaccagcagaaatttaagtaaacaactagttcaaaatgctgcagccagggtcctcaccaaatctagaaaatttgaacatatcagcccagttctgtCATCACTTctttggctgcctgttaaattctgtatcgattacaaaattctgttattaacgtataaagctctacatgggctcggTCCTAAATACCTTTCAAGATACTATTACCTATTATGAGcttccacatttactcagatcacagaatactggatttctgatagttcccagaattcagaaggcctcagctgggggaagagctttttcttaaaaagccccccaactctagAATGATCTTCTAGAAAACgtttgggactcagacacagtcacaatcttcaaatctaggctaataactcatttgtttagttcatcttttggtagttaatgctcccccatagataaggcggcagatccaggggtccatggacacggaattatagtaaacttaGACGCTGCTGTCGTCCCACCGCTTcatgcgatcactcaggtttgttcgCAGTGGATCGGAGGGATGCTAGTGTTTCATGATGTTCCCgtctgtgtccttctggttctgttcatttagttaaagctgtcatagtcggttctgccggagtcattagccacactctggaaatgtttacATATACCGAAACAGaaaaaactaactccatccctctacctttttctgagtaaacgTCCGCCCACCTGTCCGGCTGGACATTGATGAATGACTGATTgacgctccagccaccaccaattGCCTTGGATCTACCCACCCgacactgaagttttcatggactcctaactattatgaccagtagattgaccagaggaggataggtcacccatTTGTGATATCAAAACAGTCAATTTATTTTCGTCACAACAGCTGAACATTATGTAGAATTATCCTTTAAGATAATATCCTTTAAGATCCTATAAGACCCTGGATTACTTGTTAAATCAATGacaatggcggcacggtggcacggTACGTAATgtcacagtaacacagctccagggacctggaggttgtcggttcaagtcccactccgggtgactgcctgtgaggaggtgtgttgtccgcgtgggtttcctcccatggttcaaatcacacgttggtaggtagatttgtgtgttgcactgtgaaggactggcgccccctccagggtgtgttcctgccttgcggccaattattccgggtaggctccggacacaccgagaccctgaactgggtaagtggttacagataatgaacaaattaattaattcaatgGCAGGGTGTACTGTACCTGTTTTTGGGCATCATCAATAGAAGAGGACTTGAAAAAATAGGCATCATTGGACTGGTTGTTGAAAGTGTATGTTGCAGTTTGCACAGCCTTTTTGACTCCTGTGTCATTCTTGCTGACATTTTGGGGTTTACCAGGAATTGGCCCCCTCACAAAGGCATTAACTGACCACTGTTCTGGAAAAGATAAAACAGGCGTCATCACACAAATGCAAAGATCTCCACTAATCTAACTAATCTAAACTACAGTTACAGTTTAACACTATAATATTtggaatatatttacatttttaaaagatataCAGTCACATGAAAAAGTTAGGACGCCCCATTAAAaaatctttgtctttttgaacatatttaaacatttggacatttgagcttcatttgaacagttTTGAGAGATGGCACTTACATAACTAAACAAATGAAACGGAAAGAATTACTTATTAAGAaaagatgtaaaatataatgACCACATAATGAAATGTACATCACTCAAAACCGTTCAAATGAAGCTAAAATGTCCATATTTTGTGGTGTGTCCTAATGTACTCACATGACTATAGCTGTAATGGTAATGTACATTTAACAATGAAGGACAAcatcataaatacataaatcagCCAAAACCTTACAATGGCCTCCTGGTTTCTACATAAACTGTCCGTTTTCTCAGCTCTGCTTCTATAAATACACTTTGTTATTAAACAGATACTGACAGCAATATTTTTACTGATATGCAAACATTTTGGCCTCATTTCACCAATTTATTCAATGGTCAAgactcccacaggaccaccaaatGGCAGTATTTGGACAATACCTCATTCTCAATGCAGCCCTGACACtggcatggtggtggtgtgttgcactggtatgattggttcagacatagcagtgctaCTGCAATTTTTAAAGacctcattgtcactgctggactcagaatagtccaccaaccaaaaatatccagccaacagcatcctgtggcaGCGTCCTATGGAGGATTAatggatgaccaacacaaactgtgcagcaacagatcagctactgtctctgactttacatcaacAAGATGGACCAACAAGTTACATGTGGGGGGCAATAACTAGGCACTGTGTATAAATACAtcagcagcactgcagtgtctgatccattcacacacacacaaaaccatatAATGCCTGTTTGTGGTTGTgctatgggggtcctgaccactgaagagcagtATGAAACGGTGataaaaatgtatgcagagcagaTGGGCTAGTCTGTAATCTTAGAACTACAATGTGCATCACACTAAaccaaacaataataaaaagagaACAACAACATGATTAATATTCAGTAGTTAAACACATCAAAGACAATTTCTGTAAATTGTTTAAGATCATTGACTTTGATAAACATAATGcgagacaaaaaaataaatagaaatagaaatataCAAACAAGGCCATGGCAGATTTTACCCCTTtataaaaaatacagaacatTGGAAGTTATCTTACaaagatatatatattagtgGATTTCTTACCAAATGAGCACAAGCCAGCTAGTAGAAAGACAAGTAGTAAATGATAACTGACGTCCATGTCTCTGCAACCTTAGGTTTGCTCATCAACTTCCTGTGCAGCAACACTTCAACCACCCTCCAGAACTGCTGCCGTCCTCATTGCTCTATCCGATCAGTCATAGTGAGAATAAGACTGCctcccaggagcaaaaacaaatgTAGTTAAAATCAAACAGTCATTTTAATTTGGCATGTTGTgagcattttaaaatatttgtccCAATATCCAGCATTTGTTTGTGTTGAATGCGACTACAGCACTTAGAAAACATCAGGGATGATCTAAATATGCAGTCCAATTATATTGGTCTACATAAATATGTTACAATCTGTATAAACTTAAGTAGAAACTGTCACAGCAAACGGAACACAGAATATAGTGGAAAAGTCTTTTGAGAGTTGGAAGGCAGTCATTAGACCCCAGTGGTTCCCCCACATCCTGCTTTAAAACCGCTGCGTTTCCACTCACTGCGTGACCTAATGAGAGATATGAGAAAAAACAGGCTGAAATACCACTTAAAAGAGCAGGCACTAGAGCTTTTT from Hoplias malabaricus isolate fHopMal1 chromosome 8, fHopMal1.hap1, whole genome shotgun sequence includes:
- the LOC136705456 gene encoding cystatin → MDVSYHLLLVFLLAGLCSFEQWSVNAFVRGPIPGKPQNVSKNDTGVKKAVQTATYTFNNQSNDAYFFKSSSIDDAQKQIVKGIMYLLKVEISRTVCQKRESDVDLAKCAFQPHGLLQQTFLCNFEVWAIPWKNIMKTTFSLCLPSKKH